In a genomic window of Lepisosteus oculatus isolate fLepOcu1 chromosome 5, fLepOcu1.hap2, whole genome shotgun sequence:
- the LOC102691669 gene encoding specifically androgen-regulated gene protein isoform X2, whose product MPRSEVHPGGIAMESIDSLDSAGSCDSVMSVNSGYSDDSLEHLSAEERACLMFLEETIESLELEEDSGLSNDEPESLPSHGNVAPKFGHLSSSKSKPDDVHKPPYNNSITERYSKDNKPTMNYMVPTPLVLPKNGSATLSSAGRGTESSAVSTNSETRLTETTGHSLGSPDPDHLDKKPKEEDKKPKNLVSDNKTFQGHFRNKSEISFEVIPPPSDFRDELVTVGNKKKLESDQTTKTLLRSDQPVENPDVAPSRPLSSESLDKLRQKAYLKKTPQNTPDLKDKPQSLSGLPVPDEKITVTSVHSDSRPHPTHLHDQAETKMGPPTVAPKPKKLPSNIVLKQHKASLPSQESNLLTGNEHFTSSSSPDKTTLDPQKVRMEALKKLGLLKDNLNDSGPQVARGYHQRSGSELPPVANRPSPARPAEVKSATLERSGMGLGSYMASQHADPSYNTRSFKASNKAPASPNQLRNSRPRPASLGTGKDFIEVQGNRTQTGKSTEPTEHETQRPLPPITQQHTANKLPRSQGISVQIMPKAKTEGDRKEALRKLGLLKE is encoded by the exons ATGCCTAGGAGTGAAGTGCACCCAGGAGGCATTGCCATGGAATCCATCGACAGCTTAGACAGTGCTGGGAGCTGTGACAGTGTAATGAGCGTCAACTCAGGCTAT AGCGATGACAGCTTGGAGCACCTGTCAGCAGAGGAGCGGGCATGCCTGATGTTCCTAGAAGAGACCATTGAGTCTCTTGAGTTGGAAGAAGACAGCGGCTTGTCCAACGATGAGCCCGAAAGTCTACCTTCTCATGGGAACGTGGCTCCTAAATTTGGACATCTCTCCTCATCCAAGAGCAAGCCAGATG atgtcCACAAGCCCCCTTACAATAATTCAATAACTGAGAGATACAGTAAAGATAACAAGCCTACCATGAACTACATGGTACCCACTCCACTGGTGCTGCCAAAGAATGGTTCTGCCACTCTGTCTAGTGCTGGGCGAGGCACAGAGAGCTCAGCAGTGTCAACAAACTCTGAGACCAGGCTGACTGAAACAACTGGGCATTCATTGGGATCACCAGATCCAGACCATTTGGACAAGAAGCCAAAAGAAGAAGATAAAAAGCCAAAAAACTTGGTATCAGACAACAAGACATTCCAGGGCCATTTCAGAAACAAGTCAGAGATCAGCTTTGAGGTCATCCCTCCACCTTCGGATTTTAGGGATGAGCTAGTTACTGTTGGAAATAAAAAGAAGCTTGAGAGTGATCAGACAACCAAAACTCTTTTGAGATCAGACCAACCTGTGGAGAACCCTGATGTGGCTCCATCAAGGCCCCTTTCTAGTGAGAGCCTGGATAAGTTGAGGCAGAAAGCATATTTGAAGAAAACTCCTCAGAATACTCCTGACCTCAAAGATAAGCCACAGTCGCTATCTGGGCTTCCTGTACCAGATGAAAAGATAACTGTAACCTCTGTGCACTCAGACTCGCGTCCTCATCCCACACACTTGCATGACCAGGCTGAAACAAAGATGGGTCCACCAACTGTTGCCCCAAAACCAAAGAAACTTCCTTCTAACATTGTTCTTAAGCAACATAAAGCTTCTCTCCCAAGCCAGGAATCTAACCTTCTAACAGGTAATGAACATTTCACCAGCTCTTCGTCTCCAGATAAAACAACTCTGGACCCACAAAAGGTGAGGATGGAAGCTTTGAAAAAGCTCGGACTGCTGAAAGATAATTTGAATGATTCTGG GCCTCAGGTAGCCAGAGGATACCACCAGCGATCGGGAAGTGAACTTCCCCCTGTTGCCAACAGACCCTCACCTGCCAGGCCGGCTGAGGTGAAATCAGCCACCCTGGAGCGTTCGGGCATGGGACTGGGGAGCTACATGGCCAGCCAGCATGCAGACCCCAGCTACAACACGCGCAGTTTCAAAGCCAGCAACAAAGCTCCTGCTTCCCCAAACCAGCTCCGCAACTCCAGGCCTCGTCCTGCCTCACTTGGGACTGGAAAAGACTTTATAGAAGTTCAAGGAAACAGGACGCAGACAGGGAAAAGTACAGAGCCAACAGAGCACGAGACCCAGCGGCCACTCCCTCCTATCACACAGCAGCATACAGCCAACAAGCTGCCTCGTTCTCAGGGCATCAGTGTCCAGATCATGCCCAAAGCAAAGACCGAGGGGGACAGGAAAGAGGCACTGAGGAAGCTGGGTCTCCTTAAAGAATGA
- the LOC102691669 gene encoding specifically androgen-regulated gene protein isoform X1 has translation MPRSEVHPGGIAMESIDSLDSAGSCDSVMSVNSGYSDDSLEHLSAEERACLMFLEETIESLELEEDSGLSNDEPESLPSHGNVAPKFGHLSSSKSKPDDVHKPPYNNSITERYSKDNKPTMNYMVPTPLVLPKNGSATLSSAGRGTESSAVSTNSETRLTETTGHSLGSPDPDHLDKKPKEEDKKPKNLVSDNKTFQGHFRNKSEISFEVIPPPSDFRDELVTVGNKKKLESDQTTKTLLRSDQPVENPDVAPSRPLSSESLDKLRQKAYLKKTPQNTPDLKDKPQSLSGLPVPDEKITVTSVHSDSRPHPTHLHDQAETKMGPPTVAPKPKKLPSNIVLKQHKASLPSQESNLLTGNEHFTSSSSPDKTTLDPQKVRMEALKKLGLLKDNLNDSGSTVNLAQSPKLRRSWETKSANPPNLSNEPKAQPAMPEIQEPRSRPQVARGYHQRSGSELPPVANRPSPARPAEVKSATLERSGMGLGSYMASQHADPSYNTRSFKASNKAPASPNQLRNSRPRPASLGTGKDFIEVQGNRTQTGKSTEPTEHETQRPLPPITQQHTANKLPRSQGISVQIMPKAKTEGDRKEALRKLGLLKE, from the exons ATGCCTAGGAGTGAAGTGCACCCAGGAGGCATTGCCATGGAATCCATCGACAGCTTAGACAGTGCTGGGAGCTGTGACAGTGTAATGAGCGTCAACTCAGGCTAT AGCGATGACAGCTTGGAGCACCTGTCAGCAGAGGAGCGGGCATGCCTGATGTTCCTAGAAGAGACCATTGAGTCTCTTGAGTTGGAAGAAGACAGCGGCTTGTCCAACGATGAGCCCGAAAGTCTACCTTCTCATGGGAACGTGGCTCCTAAATTTGGACATCTCTCCTCATCCAAGAGCAAGCCAGATG atgtcCACAAGCCCCCTTACAATAATTCAATAACTGAGAGATACAGTAAAGATAACAAGCCTACCATGAACTACATGGTACCCACTCCACTGGTGCTGCCAAAGAATGGTTCTGCCACTCTGTCTAGTGCTGGGCGAGGCACAGAGAGCTCAGCAGTGTCAACAAACTCTGAGACCAGGCTGACTGAAACAACTGGGCATTCATTGGGATCACCAGATCCAGACCATTTGGACAAGAAGCCAAAAGAAGAAGATAAAAAGCCAAAAAACTTGGTATCAGACAACAAGACATTCCAGGGCCATTTCAGAAACAAGTCAGAGATCAGCTTTGAGGTCATCCCTCCACCTTCGGATTTTAGGGATGAGCTAGTTACTGTTGGAAATAAAAAGAAGCTTGAGAGTGATCAGACAACCAAAACTCTTTTGAGATCAGACCAACCTGTGGAGAACCCTGATGTGGCTCCATCAAGGCCCCTTTCTAGTGAGAGCCTGGATAAGTTGAGGCAGAAAGCATATTTGAAGAAAACTCCTCAGAATACTCCTGACCTCAAAGATAAGCCACAGTCGCTATCTGGGCTTCCTGTACCAGATGAAAAGATAACTGTAACCTCTGTGCACTCAGACTCGCGTCCTCATCCCACACACTTGCATGACCAGGCTGAAACAAAGATGGGTCCACCAACTGTTGCCCCAAAACCAAAGAAACTTCCTTCTAACATTGTTCTTAAGCAACATAAAGCTTCTCTCCCAAGCCAGGAATCTAACCTTCTAACAGGTAATGAACATTTCACCAGCTCTTCGTCTCCAGATAAAACAACTCTGGACCCACAAAAGGTGAGGATGGAAGCTTTGAAAAAGCTCGGACTGCTGAAAGATAATTTGAATGATTCTGGGTCGACAGTCAACCTTGCACAATCCCCCAAACTACGCAGATCCTGGGAGACCAAGTCTGCCAACCCGCCGAATCTGTCCAATGAGCCAAAAGCTCAGCCTGCTATGCCGGAAATCCAGGAGCCCAGGAGCAGGCCTCAGGTAGCCAGAGGATACCACCAGCGATCGGGAAGTGAACTTCCCCCTGTTGCCAACAGACCCTCACCTGCCAGGCCGGCTGAGGTGAAATCAGCCACCCTGGAGCGTTCGGGCATGGGACTGGGGAGCTACATGGCCAGCCAGCATGCAGACCCCAGCTACAACACGCGCAGTTTCAAAGCCAGCAACAAAGCTCCTGCTTCCCCAAACCAGCTCCGCAACTCCAGGCCTCGTCCTGCCTCACTTGGGACTGGAAAAGACTTTATAGAAGTTCAAGGAAACAGGACGCAGACAGGGAAAAGTACAGAGCCAACAGAGCACGAGACCCAGCGGCCACTCCCTCCTATCACACAGCAGCATACAGCCAACAAGCTGCCTCGTTCTCAGGGCATCAGTGTCCAGATCATGCCCAAAGCAAAGACCGAGGGGGACAGGAAAGAGGCACTGAGGAAGCTGGGTCTCCTTAAAGAATGA